A single Polynucleobacter acidiphobus DNA region contains:
- a CDS encoding SprT family zinc-dependent metalloprotease: MSQSNSSHSTREAWLQDGVRHLEPIFAKAGYAIPPVRVSCGFPASSSPRTTLGQCWPRERSGGGVNEIFISPKLDDPVALLDTLLHELCHAVDDCHSGHGEDFKGICQAVGLEGPARMAHASEALQVRLMTISQKLGPYPHQAIVFPPPRASNLSRNKAKCPQCGYEVTLLKRWASYGAPICPKDNLRMEELALSIPAADTDEEAKEKERQAEREIRRAIS, from the coding sequence ATGAGTCAAAGTAATTCTTCTCACAGCACTCGCGAAGCCTGGTTGCAAGATGGCGTGCGTCATTTGGAGCCGATTTTTGCTAAGGCTGGCTATGCGATTCCACCGGTGCGGGTCTCGTGTGGATTTCCAGCATCGAGTAGCCCACGAACTACCTTAGGACAATGCTGGCCGCGTGAGCGCTCGGGCGGTGGCGTGAATGAGATCTTTATTTCACCGAAGTTGGATGATCCTGTTGCGTTACTCGATACGCTCTTGCATGAGCTCTGCCATGCGGTCGATGATTGTCACAGCGGACATGGTGAGGATTTTAAAGGGATTTGCCAAGCCGTTGGTCTAGAAGGGCCTGCGCGCATGGCGCATGCATCCGAAGCTTTGCAAGTACGTCTTATGACCATTAGTCAAAAGTTAGGCCCTTATCCTCATCAAGCGATTGTGTTTCCGCCACCGCGAGCCAGTAATCTCAGTCGCAATAAGGCCAAGTGTCCCCAATGTGGTTACGAGGTAACACTCTTGAAGCGTTGGGCAAGTTATGGCGCACCCATTTGCCCCAAAGATAACCTACGTATGGAAGAGCTCGCATTATCAATTCCGGCGGCCGATACCGACGAGGAGGCCAAAGAAAAAGAGCGCCAGGCCGAGCGTGAAATCCGCCGAGCCATCAGCTAG
- a CDS encoding amidase, whose protein sequence is MSSFKNLANLSATQAAKALAQREIKAEDLLNDCLNQIGMREPEVHAWVSFAKVHAQTQARELDRGPIQGILHGLPIGVKDLFDTHDLPTNYGSPIYGNNHPVCDAVSVSLMREAGAIVLGKTVTTEFASFKPGPTRNPRNLDHTPGGSSSGSAAAVADCMVPLATGSQTAASILRPASYCGVVGYKPSYGKISIGGVKSLSVSLDTLGVFGRTVSDVALGVAAMSADHDLMNIAPLESRIRIGICKTDDFALAQPETAAALSLAGFAAKVFAKGGVEEITLPTDCARLSETQTKIMLFEMAKSFTFEKLNHFDQISPTLKAIIERGDAIDYHHYSDALLKARRARTMITQFFSNDIDLIIAPSATGESPKTLEETGDPVFSRGWTLLGLPCINLTVTAGPNGLPVGVTLVAGPGQDRLLLSAASALAQQLSDPIALNQV, encoded by the coding sequence ATGTCATCCTTTAAAAATCTAGCCAACCTCAGTGCTACACAAGCTGCAAAAGCACTGGCCCAACGAGAGATCAAAGCCGAGGATCTGCTCAATGATTGCTTAAATCAAATTGGCATGCGCGAGCCTGAGGTGCATGCCTGGGTAAGTTTTGCCAAGGTGCATGCTCAAACCCAAGCCCGAGAACTTGATCGCGGACCAATTCAGGGGATATTGCATGGCCTACCCATTGGCGTGAAGGATCTATTTGATACACACGATCTACCCACCAATTATGGCTCCCCCATCTATGGCAATAATCATCCGGTCTGCGATGCGGTTTCGGTATCGCTGATGCGTGAGGCTGGTGCGATTGTGCTTGGCAAAACAGTCACCACCGAGTTTGCCAGCTTCAAACCGGGTCCAACCCGCAATCCACGTAATCTCGATCACACGCCTGGTGGGTCTTCGAGTGGCTCTGCCGCAGCGGTTGCGGATTGCATGGTTCCGCTTGCAACAGGAAGTCAAACGGCTGCCTCGATTCTTCGGCCGGCGAGTTACTGTGGCGTGGTTGGCTATAAACCCAGTTACGGCAAAATTAGTATTGGTGGGGTCAAAAGCCTATCGGTATCTCTCGATACGCTTGGTGTTTTTGGTCGCACCGTATCGGATGTAGCCTTAGGGGTTGCTGCGATGTCCGCAGATCATGATCTCATGAACATTGCTCCATTAGAGTCCAGAATCCGCATTGGGATTTGCAAGACCGATGATTTTGCACTTGCCCAACCTGAAACTGCTGCCGCCCTCTCGCTGGCTGGCTTTGCCGCGAAGGTGTTTGCCAAAGGGGGCGTTGAAGAGATCACCTTACCTACGGATTGCGCCAGGCTCAGTGAGACCCAAACCAAGATTATGCTGTTTGAGATGGCCAAAAGTTTTACCTTTGAAAAGCTCAACCACTTTGATCAAATCAGCCCAACCCTTAAAGCGATTATTGAGCGTGGCGATGCCATTGATTACCATCATTACAGCGATGCCCTTCTCAAAGCCCGTCGCGCTCGCACAATGATTACCCAATTCTTTTCGAATGACATTGATCTAATAATTGCACCGAGTGCAACTGGTGAATCTCCCAAGACCCTAGAAGAAACGGGTGATCCGGTCTTTAGTCGCGGCTGGACCTTACTGGGCTTGCCGTGTATTAATCTAACTGTTACCGCAGGGCCCAATGGTTTGCCCGTTGGAGTTACATTGGTAGCGGGACCCGGACAAGATCGCTTGTTACTCAGCGCTGCAAGCGCCCTCGCTCAACAGCTCTCCGATCCAATTGCCTTAAATCAAGTCTAG
- a CDS encoding tartrate dehydrogenase produces MTNPKIAVIPGDGIGKEVMPEGVRALEAAANKFGIQFQFDHFDFASCDYYQQHGKMMPDNWFDTLMKYDAIFFGAVGMPNVLPDHLSLWGSLIQFRRGFDQYVNLRPVRLLPGVPCPLANRKPGDIDFFVVRENTEGEYSAVGGKMFADTEREIVVQESVFSRHGVDRILKFAFDLAQSRPKKHLTSATKSNGIAITMPYWDERVEAMAKNYADVRTDKYHIDILTAQFVMNPDRFDVVVASNLFGDILSDLGPACTGTIAVAPSASINPEGKFPSLFEPVHGSAPDIYGKNIANPIGQIWSGALMLDHLGYPEAGAQVFAAIESVLSAGPAHAPLTPDIGGKASTQDLGKAIAAAI; encoded by the coding sequence ATAACCAACCCTAAAATTGCCGTGATTCCTGGTGACGGAATCGGCAAAGAAGTGATGCCCGAGGGCGTGCGCGCTCTTGAAGCGGCTGCCAATAAATTTGGTATTCAATTTCAGTTTGATCATTTTGACTTCGCCAGTTGCGATTACTACCAACAACACGGCAAGATGATGCCGGATAACTGGTTTGATACCCTCATGAAGTACGACGCCATCTTCTTTGGTGCGGTTGGTATGCCCAATGTCTTGCCTGACCATCTATCTCTATGGGGTAGTTTGATCCAGTTCCGTCGCGGCTTTGATCAATACGTCAATCTCCGCCCAGTGCGTTTATTGCCTGGTGTACCTTGCCCACTGGCGAACCGCAAACCGGGTGATATCGATTTCTTTGTGGTGCGTGAGAACACCGAAGGGGAGTACTCAGCGGTCGGTGGCAAGATGTTTGCTGATACCGAGCGTGAGATTGTGGTTCAAGAGTCAGTATTCTCTCGCCATGGCGTCGATCGAATTCTGAAGTTTGCATTTGATCTCGCTCAAAGTCGCCCCAAGAAACATTTGACCTCTGCAACTAAATCCAATGGCATTGCGATCACGATGCCGTATTGGGATGAGCGCGTTGAAGCAATGGCCAAAAACTATGCCGATGTGCGAACGGACAAGTATCACATCGATATTTTGACCGCTCAGTTTGTAATGAACCCTGATCGCTTCGATGTCGTGGTTGCCTCTAATTTATTTGGTGACATCCTGTCTGATTTAGGACCCGCATGTACCGGCACGATTGCGGTCGCACCGTCAGCCAGTATTAATCCAGAAGGGAAGTTCCCATCCCTCTTTGAGCCCGTGCATGGTTCAGCCCCTGATATTTATGGCAAGAACATTGCCAATCCCATTGGTCAAATCTGGAGCGGCGCACTCATGCTTGATCACTTAGGCTATCCAGAGGCCGGTGCGCAAGTATTTGCTGCAATTGAGTCAGTTCTGTCAGCCGGTCCTGCTCATGCACCGCTTACTCCAGACATTGGGGGCAAAGCGAGCACTCAGGATTTAGGTAAGGCGATCGCTGCGGCGATCTAG
- a CDS encoding CoA-acylating methylmalonate-semialdehyde dehydrogenase produces MNAPQAFEIKEDIAHYIGGQMVLPQGSRFADVYNPATGSISRRVALASKADVNQAVAAAQAAFTAWANTSPLRRARILFKYLELLNRHRDELAAIITSEHGKVFTDAQGEVTRGIEILEFATAIPELLKGDYTEQVSTDIDNWVMRQPLGVVAGITPFNFPVMVPMWMFPVAIACGNTFILKPSPTDPSASLLLARLLKEAGLPDGVFNVVQGDKEAVDALLENPDVRAVSFVGSTPIANYIYERGAHFGKRVQALGGAKNHMVVMPDADIDKAVDALVGAAYGSAGERCMAISVAVLVGDAAEKVMPKLIERTKTLKVKNGLELDAEMGPIVTKAALERITGYIDKGVSGGAKLLVDGRGLKVPGFENGFWLGGTLFDQVTPEMTIYKEEIFGPVLSCVRVANFSEALELVNAHEYGNGVACFTSDGNIAREFARRVQVGMVGINVPIPVPMAWHGFGGWKRSLFGDTHAYGKEGVRFYTKQKSVMQRWPESISKGAEFVMPTSK; encoded by the coding sequence ATGAATGCTCCCCAAGCCTTTGAAATTAAAGAAGATATTGCTCATTACATTGGTGGCCAAATGGTCCTGCCCCAAGGTAGTCGCTTTGCCGACGTCTATAACCCTGCCACTGGCAGCATCTCGCGCCGCGTAGCATTGGCCAGTAAGGCCGATGTCAATCAAGCGGTGGCAGCTGCACAGGCTGCGTTTACAGCCTGGGCTAATACATCCCCACTGCGGCGCGCGCGCATCTTGTTTAAATACTTAGAGCTCTTAAATCGTCATCGCGATGAACTGGCTGCCATCATTACTTCTGAACATGGCAAAGTGTTCACTGATGCCCAAGGTGAAGTGACCCGTGGAATTGAGATTCTGGAATTTGCTACCGCCATTCCTGAGCTCCTCAAAGGCGATTACACCGAGCAGGTCTCAACCGACATTGATAACTGGGTGATGCGCCAACCTTTAGGGGTGGTTGCTGGCATTACACCCTTTAATTTTCCGGTAATGGTACCAATGTGGATGTTCCCCGTCGCAATTGCCTGCGGCAACACCTTCATCCTCAAACCGAGTCCAACCGACCCATCGGCCTCATTGCTCCTAGCGCGTCTCTTAAAAGAGGCAGGTCTGCCTGATGGCGTATTTAATGTGGTGCAAGGCGACAAAGAAGCGGTTGATGCTCTCTTAGAAAATCCCGATGTCCGCGCAGTGAGTTTTGTAGGCTCCACACCAATCGCTAATTACATTTACGAGCGCGGTGCACACTTTGGTAAACGTGTTCAAGCTCTCGGTGGTGCCAAAAACCATATGGTGGTGATGCCCGATGCCGATATTGATAAGGCAGTTGATGCTTTAGTTGGCGCGGCATACGGGTCCGCTGGTGAGCGCTGCATGGCGATCTCGGTTGCCGTACTCGTTGGCGATGCGGCTGAGAAGGTCATGCCTAAATTGATTGAGCGCACCAAGACCCTCAAGGTAAAAAATGGGCTTGAGCTCGATGCTGAAATGGGCCCGATTGTGACCAAGGCTGCGCTCGAGCGTATTACTGGTTATATCGACAAAGGTGTGAGTGGTGGCGCCAAGTTATTGGTCGATGGCCGTGGACTCAAAGTTCCTGGTTTTGAGAATGGGTTCTGGTTGGGAGGTACCCTCTTTGATCAGGTCACCCCAGAGATGACCATTTACAAAGAAGAAATCTTTGGTCCCGTCCTATCATGTGTACGGGTTGCCAACTTTAGCGAGGCTCTTGAGCTGGTCAATGCCCATGAATATGGCAACGGCGTAGCCTGCTTTACCAGCGATGGCAATATCGCCCGTGAATTTGCTCGCCGTGTACAGGTTGGCATGGTCGGCATTAATGTGCCTATTCCAGTGCCGATGGCTTGGCATGGTTTTGGCGGCTGGAAGCGTTCCTTGTTTGGCGATACCCATGCGTATGGCAAAGAAGGTGTGCGTTTTTACAC
- a CDS encoding NADH:flavin oxidoreductase/NADH oxidase has translation MSLLFSTYSLPAPKGSLTLANRVVVAPMCQYSAHEGQATDWHLMHWGNLLNSGAGLFIIEATAVSPEGRITPYCLGLWDQATQSALHSTLERSKQLAPKTPVFIQLAHAGRKASSAPPWQGGQLLPMTQGGWETQGPSDIPQLEGERPPHALRLEEIQQIIHEFVIAAKRAEAIGIDGIELHAAHGYLLHQFLSPIANQRNDQYGGSLENRMRFVLELFTAVRAQWQGVLGVRLSASDWIEGGWSLDESIELTKQLKALSCDYIHVSSGGISPKQQIKLGPNYQVPFAKAIKAATGMATMAVGLITDPKQAEAILENQEADLIALARAFLYKPRWAWEAAAVLGGQVSASPQYWRCLPREAQSVFVESKMGQR, from the coding sequence ATGAGCCTCTTGTTTTCTACGTACTCACTTCCTGCCCCCAAAGGATCTCTTACGCTAGCCAATCGGGTGGTGGTGGCACCGATGTGCCAATACTCCGCGCATGAGGGTCAGGCAACCGATTGGCATCTAATGCACTGGGGCAATTTACTCAATAGTGGTGCCGGACTTTTTATTATCGAGGCCACCGCGGTGAGTCCCGAAGGCAGAATCACCCCCTATTGCTTGGGACTGTGGGATCAGGCTACCCAAAGCGCACTACACAGCACCTTAGAGCGCTCCAAACAATTAGCGCCGAAGACCCCAGTATTTATTCAATTGGCACATGCTGGGCGCAAGGCATCTAGTGCGCCACCATGGCAGGGCGGTCAGCTATTACCAATGACTCAAGGCGGTTGGGAAACGCAAGGGCCTTCGGATATTCCGCAACTAGAAGGTGAGCGACCACCGCATGCCTTGAGGCTGGAGGAAATTCAGCAAATCATTCATGAGTTTGTGATCGCCGCCAAGCGCGCAGAAGCAATTGGTATTGATGGGATTGAGCTCCATGCCGCTCACGGATATTTACTTCATCAATTTCTATCGCCGATTGCCAATCAACGGAATGACCAATATGGTGGATCACTTGAGAATCGAATGCGTTTTGTCTTGGAATTATTTACCGCCGTCCGCGCTCAGTGGCAGGGCGTATTGGGAGTGCGTCTGTCCGCGAGCGATTGGATCGAGGGTGGCTGGTCGCTTGATGAGTCCATCGAGCTTACAAAACAACTGAAGGCATTGAGCTGCGATTACATTCATGTTTCATCGGGCGGAATTTCTCCGAAGCAGCAAATTAAGTTAGGCCCAAACTATCAAGTGCCCTTTGCGAAAGCAATTAAAGCGGCAACCGGAATGGCCACGATGGCTGTTGGGCTGATTACCGATCCAAAGCAGGCAGAAGCCATCCTCGAAAACCAAGAAGCCGATTTGATTGCATTGGCACGTGCATTTTTGTACAAGCCCCGTTGGGCATGGGAAGCAGCAGCGGTCTTAGGAGGCCAAGTTAGTGCGAGTCCGCAGTACTGGCGCTGCTTACCGAGGGAGGCGCAGAGCGTCTTTGTGGAATCAAAGATGGGGCAACGCTAG